The following DNA comes from Janthinobacterium sp. TB1-E2.
GGCCGTGGCGCACGTGCAGCAGGCGCCGCAGTCGTAATCACTGAAGGAGACAAGATGACTACACTGATACGTGGCGGTACCGTCGTCAACGCCGACCGCGCGTTTCGCGCCGATGTGCTGATCGAGGGTGACATCATCGCCGCCGTCGGCGAGAACCTGGCGGTACCGGCAGGGGCTACCGTGATCGACGCGGGCGGCCTGTACGTGATGCCGGGCGGGATCGACACGCACACGCACATGAACTTGCCCTTCATGGGCACCGTAACGTCCGACGATTTTTTCACGGGCACGGCGGCGGGGCTGGCAGGCGGCACCACCACCATCATGGACTTCGTCATTCCCGCGCCGAAGCAATCCTTGATCGAGGCCTATCACCAATGGCGCGAGTGGTCGGCCAAGGCGGCCGGCGACTACACCTTCCACGTGGCGATCACATGGTGGAGCGAGCAGGTACATGCAGAGATGGGCACCCTCGTGCGCGAGCATGGCGTGAACAGCTTCAAGCATTTCATGGCCTATAAAAACGCCATCATGGCCGACGATGAAACCCTCGTGAAAAGCTTTACCCGTTCGCTGGAACTGGGGGCGCTGCCCACCGTGCATGCGGAAAACGGCGAGCTGGTTTTTCAGTTGCAGCAAGCGTTGCTGAAAAAGGGGATCACCGGACCGCAGGCGCATCCGCTGTCGCGCCCACCGGCCGTGGAAGCGGAGGCGGCCAACCGCGCCATCGCCATTGCCAACGTCCTCAATACCCCCGTGTACATCGTGCATGTCTCGTGCGCCGAGTCGCTCGACGCCATCACACGGGCGCGTGCCAACGGCCAGCGCGTGTATGGCGAGGCGCTGGCGGGCCACTTGGTGATCGACGACAGCGTCTACCAGAGCGATGATTTCGATTACGTGGCCGGCCACGTCATGAGCCCGCCATTCCGCGGCAAGCACCATCAATCGGCCCTGTGGCATGGTCTGCAAAGCGGCAACCTGCACACGACGGCCACCGACCACTGTACCTTCTGCGCCGAGCAGAAGGCGGCCGGCAAGGACGACTTCACGCGCATCCCGAACGGCTGCGGCGGCGTCGAGGAACGCATGGCCGTCGTGTGGGACGCTGGCGTCAATTCCGGCATGCTCACGCCTTCCGAATTCGTCAAGGTCAGTTCCAACAATGCGGCACAGATTTTCAATATGTATCCGCGCAAGGGTGTCATCGCCGCAGGCAGCGACGCCGACATCGTGCTGTGGGACCCGCAGGGCACGCGCACCATTTCCGCCGCCACGCAGTTCGCCAAGGGAGGCTTCAACGTCTTCGAAGGGCGCACCGTGCGCGGCATCCCCAGCACCACGATTGCCGCCGGCAAGGTGGTGTTTCACCAGGGTGAATTGATGGCCGTCGAAGGGGCGGGGCGCTATATCGAGCGTCCTGCCTTTTCCGCCACGGCCGCATAAGGAGTTGACGATGGATGCATTGCGTATCAATGGCGAACGATTGTGGGCGGCCCTGATGGAGCTGGCGCAGATCGGCGCGACAGCGAAGGGCGGCGTCAAGCGCCTGGCCCTGACGGACCTGGACAAGCAGGGACGCGACCTCGTGGTGGGCTGGGGGCGCGAAGCGGGCATGAGCATCACGATTGACCAGATCGGTAATGTCTTCATGCGCCGTGACGGCGTAGATAACACCTTGCCGCCCGTGATGACGGGCAGCCATATCGACACGCAACCGACTGGCGGCAAGTTCGATGGCAATTACGGCGTGCTGGCGGGACTGGAGGTGGTGCGCACCCTGAACGATCTGAAGATCAAGACGCAGGCGCCCATCGAAGTGGCCTTCTGGACCAACGAGGAAGGCTCGCGCTTCGTGCCCGTGATGATGGGTTCCGGCGTATTTTGCGGCGCCTTTTCGCTCGAAACGGCGTATGCAGCGAAAGACACGGAAGGCAAAACCGTGGGGGAGGAACTGGCGCGCATCGGATACAAGGGCGAGCAGGTGCCGGGCGACCATCCGATCGGCGCCTACTTTGAAACGCATATCGAGCAGGGCCCCGTGCTGGAAGATGCCGATAAAGTCATCGGCGTCGTGCCTGCCGTGATGGGCCTGTCGTGGTACGACTGTGTGGTGACGGGCATGGAAGCGCATGCGGGCCCCACGCCCATGGGACTGCGCAAGGATGCGCTGCAGGTGGCCACCACCATCATGCAGGAAGTGGTGGCGATTGCCAACCGCTACCCGCCGTATGGGCGCGGCACCGTGGGCATGGTGCAGGTCTTCCCGAACAGCCGCAACGTGATCCCCGGCGAGGTGAAATTCAGCATCGACCTGCGCAACGTGAACGACGAACTGCTCAACACCATGCATGGCGAGATCACGGCCTTCATCGATGCTACGCGCGACAGGACGGGTCTGGGCATTTCACTGGAAAGAGTGTCCTACTACCCGCCATGCCCGTTCCACCCCGACTGCGTGGGCGCCGTGCGCAACGCCACTGAAAAACTCGGCTACTCCGTGATGGACGTGGTCTCCGGCGCCGGCCACGACGCCATCTACGCGGCCCGGCTGGCTCCGGCCGGCATGATCTTTGTACCGTGCAAGGACGGCATCAGCCACAATGAAATCGAAGACGCCAAGCCCGAGCACCTGGAAGCGGGCTGCAACGTGCTGCTGCACGCGATGCTGGAGCGGGCCGTGGCGGTGTAGAAAAAATCGTCAGGCGTGCCGTTTATTTTGTTTCTTCAACATGATGAAGTCATGGCGGCGGTCACCAATGGCCCGCCAGCCTGACTTCCTGGCATCTGGCGGACATTCGGTTTTCGTCTACCGCACCGCGTCGAGCGTGGCGCACCCTGCGTCTTCTGTCACTTTTTCTGTTTTTGCAAGTGAGCACACCGTCGCGACACCAATCGGTGCGGGCGTATATATGGCAACGACCTTGATTGCGGCAACCTCTCACTTATCCGGAAATACAATTTCCGCCAGCTTTTAATATCAATTATTCCTTAACTTGACTTGCAGTTCATAATGTCAAGAAGTGATGCAAAATTGCCATTTTAAATACGATGTTTTTTTATTCCAGCTGTACGTCGTTTTCTGTTCCGGGTATGGTAAAGAAGATTTGTGACAAGCGTGTTACAATATGTGCAAAAAAATAATTAAACCGTTAGGCAGATGTCATGGCCTTCGGGTGTCTTTGTGCGCTGACAAAATGCCATTTTTAGTATTGCCTATCTATGAGTTCAATTTTCACATTGCAAGAAAAACCGATTTTTTCAACTTATTCTGAAAAAATCATATATGTGCGCTGTTTTTTATGGATGCTATTGCCTAGCTTAATATGGAGCTTTGCATTTGGCAGTATCTATATCTGCGTCGAGCCACTGTTTTTTCCTTATCTGGAAAAAAGTTTCAAGAGATGGGTTTCGTTTTTAATAAAATTTGTATGGATTTTTGTTTTTTTGGTTTCCATATTGTCAAGTTGGAATATTCGACCCAGTTCGTATGAGTTTTACTTGTTTGCTGTTTTGGGAAATTCCCCGGTGCCGATATTGTTAACCTGTTCCTTGTTTTTTTTACTAATGTTTTTTTTCCTGTATTCAGATGTTTATCGGAAAACTTCATTGGAATTCAGGCGTGTTGCTTTTTTTATTGGTTTTTCCCTTATATTATTCAAGGGGGTGCTGCTGGTGCTGGATGTTGGCGCAAGTGAGATTCGCAATAAAATTATCACGCCGTCACCTTTTGCCATTAAAACGCTGATCAGTGATGGTTTTTCAAAAAAAGAAAATTCTTTAGGGAAAACCAGCGAACCGACCTTTTTGAATCATGTGAAAGGTGAAAGTTCAATGCCTGCAAAAATGGTTTTGATGCTAGTGGAGTCGTGGGGGGAAAGCCATGGATCGTTGGTGGCGGTCGAAAAGAAGCTGAAGAGCCGCGGCGTGAAAGTGCTGAAGACAGGATTCACTGATTATCACGGCTCGACCATGCAGGGAGAGATTCGTGAGTTATGCTCTGAATATATTCAGTTTGATGCAAGTACTAATTTTTCAGCAATGGCTGATGGTTGTGCTCCGGCCTACATGAAAAATAAAGGGTATGAGGTTTTCGGAGTACATGGTTATCAAAAAATGTTTTATGCCCGCGATACCGTCTGGAAAAGCTTGGGTATCGACCATGCATATTTCCA
Coding sequences within:
- the hydA gene encoding dihydropyrimidinase yields the protein MTTLIRGGTVVNADRAFRADVLIEGDIIAAVGENLAVPAGATVIDAGGLYVMPGGIDTHTHMNLPFMGTVTSDDFFTGTAAGLAGGTTTIMDFVIPAPKQSLIEAYHQWREWSAKAAGDYTFHVAITWWSEQVHAEMGTLVREHGVNSFKHFMAYKNAIMADDETLVKSFTRSLELGALPTVHAENGELVFQLQQALLKKGITGPQAHPLSRPPAVEAEAANRAIAIANVLNTPVYIVHVSCAESLDAITRARANGQRVYGEALAGHLVIDDSVYQSDDFDYVAGHVMSPPFRGKHHQSALWHGLQSGNLHTTATDHCTFCAEQKAAGKDDFTRIPNGCGGVEERMAVVWDAGVNSGMLTPSEFVKVSSNNAAQIFNMYPRKGVIAAGSDADIVLWDPQGTRTISAATQFAKGGFNVFEGRTVRGIPSTTIAAGKVVFHQGELMAVEGAGRYIERPAFSATAA
- a CDS encoding sulfatase-like hydrolase/transferase, whose translation is MFAVLGNSPVPILLTCSLFFLLMFFFLYSDVYRKTSLEFRRVAFFIGFSLILFKGVLLVLDVGASEIRNKIITPSPFAIKTLISDGFSKKENSLGKTSEPTFLNHVKGESSMPAKMVLMLVESWGESHGSLVAVEKKLKSRGVKVLKTGFTDYHGSTMQGEIRELCSEYIQFDASTNFSAMADGCAPAYMKNKGYEVFGVHGYQKMFYARDTVWKSLGIDHAYFQPEMSKLKTCPGPFLGICDEDMINFGVDLIRQQDRAFLYMLSLSSHEPIASSMPEASVQYFQGIETIGDSQLVARSAIGILIDTLSTSTELGCTEAYVVGDHQPPSAVNSGQLSENQVPYIRMSFHCEP
- a CDS encoding Zn-dependent hydrolase, whose amino-acid sequence is MDALRINGERLWAALMELAQIGATAKGGVKRLALTDLDKQGRDLVVGWGREAGMSITIDQIGNVFMRRDGVDNTLPPVMTGSHIDTQPTGGKFDGNYGVLAGLEVVRTLNDLKIKTQAPIEVAFWTNEEGSRFVPVMMGSGVFCGAFSLETAYAAKDTEGKTVGEELARIGYKGEQVPGDHPIGAYFETHIEQGPVLEDADKVIGVVPAVMGLSWYDCVVTGMEAHAGPTPMGLRKDALQVATTIMQEVVAIANRYPPYGRGTVGMVQVFPNSRNVIPGEVKFSIDLRNVNDELLNTMHGEITAFIDATRDRTGLGISLERVSYYPPCPFHPDCVGAVRNATEKLGYSVMDVVSGAGHDAIYAARLAPAGMIFVPCKDGISHNEIEDAKPEHLEAGCNVLLHAMLERAVAV